Proteins encoded in a region of the Thermocaproicibacter melissae genome:
- the aroB gene encoding 3-dehydroquinate synthase → MELTVHTSSPYKIWIEKGCLSRAGELIANVFPSGARTVVVTDSNVAPLYSDTVIQSLRGAGFTAEVFVFPAGETSKCLSTVEAMYRAFADAHLTRSDFVVALGGGVTGDAAGFAAATWLRGIPFVQIPTTLLAQIDSSIGGKTAVDIPQGKNLVGAFHQPSFVLIDPNTLDTLPPEFFADGMSEAIKHGCIKNRALFNFIRDTDIRCHMEYVIAENLKIKRAAVEQDEFDNGERMLLNFGHTFGHALEKLNGYQGLSHGHAIAIGMVMMAKCGERAGLTEPGTAEEIASVLKKYGLPVESDESIDKIVETALLDKKARGGVINLVMLKKIGESFLYPVDKKRLLELTEALR, encoded by the coding sequence ATGGAGCTTACCGTACATACCTCATCGCCGTACAAGATTTGGATTGAGAAAGGCTGCCTTTCCCGCGCGGGAGAGTTGATTGCCAACGTGTTCCCGTCCGGCGCGCGCACCGTTGTCGTTACCGACTCCAATGTCGCTCCGCTGTATTCCGATACCGTTATTCAGTCGCTCCGCGGGGCCGGATTTACCGCCGAAGTCTTTGTTTTCCCGGCAGGCGAAACGAGCAAGTGCCTTTCCACTGTGGAAGCTATGTACCGCGCCTTTGCGGACGCGCACCTTACCCGCAGCGATTTCGTCGTCGCGCTGGGTGGCGGCGTTACGGGGGATGCGGCCGGCTTTGCCGCTGCGACTTGGCTGCGCGGGATTCCCTTTGTGCAGATTCCCACCACGCTCCTCGCGCAGATTGATTCTTCCATCGGGGGCAAAACGGCGGTTGACATTCCGCAGGGCAAAAATCTCGTGGGGGCATTCCATCAGCCTTCGTTTGTGCTGATTGACCCGAATACGCTTGACACCCTGCCCCCTGAATTCTTCGCAGACGGGATGAGCGAAGCCATTAAGCATGGGTGCATTAAAAACCGCGCGCTTTTCAATTTTATCCGCGACACGGACATCCGCTGCCACATGGAATATGTGATTGCGGAAAACCTCAAAATCAAGCGCGCCGCTGTCGAGCAGGATGAATTCGACAACGGCGAGCGTATGCTGCTGAACTTCGGCCACACCTTCGGCCACGCACTCGAAAAGCTGAACGGCTACCAAGGCCTTTCTCACGGGCACGCCATCGCCATCGGGATGGTAATGATGGCAAAATGCGGCGAAAGGGCAGGCCTGACCGAGCCGGGCACCGCAGAAGAAATTGCGTCTGTGCTGAAAAAATACGGTCTGCCTGTGGAAAGCGATGAAAGCATCGACAAAATCGTCGAAACCGCGCTGCTGGATAAAAAGGCCCGCGGCGGCGTCATCAACCTTGTGATGCTGAAGAAAATCGGCGAGAGCTTTCTCTACCCCGTGGACAAAAAACGCCTTCTGGAACTGACGGAGGCGCTGCGATGA
- the prmA gene encoding 50S ribosomal protein L11 methyltransferase → MDWTEVKITVDAEKVDLAGDIAQMTVPYGIYIEDYSHLDEEVEEIAHIDLIDEELKKKDRTKAVVHVYISPDDNPAEAVAFLTERYAAAGIQSTIETSACVQEDWINNWKKYFHPIPVGKKLLIRPDWEQTENPENRIVLNLEPGVAFGTGTHETTRLCMEFLEEYVKPGSTILDVGCGSGILSVAGLLLGAKSAVGVDIDPLAVKTAVQNAERNHVGDRFTGICGNLTEQVHGTFDVVAANIVADVVIELTQNIGQYLAPDAVYLMSGIIDEREQDVLDALKGKFEVIARREEKGWVALAAKAVPQKG, encoded by the coding sequence ATGGATTGGACGGAAGTCAAAATTACGGTTGATGCAGAGAAAGTCGACCTTGCGGGAGACATTGCCCAGATGACGGTTCCCTACGGAATCTATATTGAGGACTACTCCCACCTCGACGAGGAAGTCGAGGAGATTGCCCACATTGACTTAATCGACGAAGAGCTGAAGAAAAAGGACCGCACGAAGGCGGTCGTTCATGTCTACATCAGCCCCGACGACAACCCGGCGGAGGCGGTGGCTTTCCTCACGGAACGCTATGCGGCCGCGGGAATCCAAAGTACCATCGAGACCTCGGCGTGTGTGCAGGAGGACTGGATTAATAATTGGAAAAAGTATTTTCACCCGATTCCGGTCGGCAAGAAGCTGCTTATTCGGCCTGACTGGGAGCAGACGGAGAATCCGGAAAACCGCATTGTCCTCAATCTGGAGCCGGGCGTTGCATTCGGCACAGGAACGCACGAGACGACGCGCCTGTGCATGGAGTTCCTCGAGGAATATGTAAAACCGGGGAGCACAATACTCGACGTCGGGTGCGGCAGCGGAATTCTCTCCGTTGCGGGACTTCTGCTCGGCGCAAAGAGCGCGGTGGGCGTCGATATTGACCCGCTTGCCGTGAAAACCGCCGTACAGAACGCGGAGCGCAACCATGTTGGGGACCGCTTCACGGGCATCTGCGGAAACCTGACGGAGCAGGTGCACGGAACCTTTGATGTGGTGGCGGCCAACATTGTAGCCGACGTCGTCATTGAACTGACGCAGAACATCGGGCAGTACCTCGCTCCCGACGCGGTTTATCTGATGAGCGGCATCATCGACGAGCGCGAGCAGGATGTGCTCGACGCGCTCAAAGGAAAATTCGAAGTCATCGCCCGCCGCGAGGAAAAAGGCTGGGTGGCCCTGGCGGCGAAAGCTGTTCCGCAGAAGGGATAA
- a CDS encoding GNAT family N-acetyltransferase, protein MLHDMLVKLYSLEEKPELCRKLKEIGISVKRAMPVDKGHIVLFVRNNFGDGPANECSYSFTSHPVNCFIAVREKRIIGFACYNTAAKDFFGPIGVYEKYRGMGVGEALLRAGLLALKNSGFAYAIVSCTEETEGFYRKTVGATIIEDSFPGVYQNMISVD, encoded by the coding sequence GTGCTGCATGATATGCTTGTGAAGCTGTATTCATTGGAGGAAAAACCGGAGCTTTGCAGGAAATTGAAGGAAATCGGCATTTCCGTAAAACGCGCGATGCCGGTGGATAAAGGACACATTGTTCTGTTTGTGCGCAACAATTTCGGGGACGGCCCGGCGAACGAATGCTCCTATTCCTTTACAAGCCACCCGGTAAACTGTTTTATTGCCGTGCGTGAGAAGCGGATTATCGGCTTTGCGTGCTACAACACGGCGGCAAAGGACTTTTTCGGGCCGATTGGGGTATATGAAAAATACCGCGGAATGGGTGTCGGCGAAGCACTGCTGCGGGCGGGCCTGCTGGCTTTGAAGAACAGCGGCTTTGCCTATGCGATTGTAAGCTGCACCGAAGAGACCGAGGGGTTTTACCGAAAAACCGTCGGCGCGACGATAATTGAGGATTCGTTCCCCGGAGTTTACCAAAATATGATTTCAGTCGATTGA
- the aroF gene encoding 3-deoxy-7-phosphoheptulonate synthase — protein MIIILKSGCSAEQAKEFAASLQKKYGVQVNIWFGTQSTVLGLIGDTSSIDIDSIAAQDCVESVKRVQEPYKKANRKFHPDDTVITLPSGQKIGDGSIALIAGPCSVESSEQICEVAERVKKAGAQFLRGGAFKPRTSPYSFQGLRAEGLDLLAEAKKKTGLPIVTEIMSEKYIDLFLEKGVDVIQVGARNMQNFELLKQLGRINKPILLKRGLSNTIEELLMSAEYIMSGGNEQVILCERGIRTFETYTRNTLDISAVPVLKRLSHLPVIVDPSHASGISWLVEPLALAAVAAGADGLIIEVHNDPKHALSDGAQSLTPDQFDHTAARVKAAAKALGRAVE, from the coding sequence ATGATTATCATTCTAAAATCCGGCTGTTCCGCGGAACAGGCAAAAGAATTCGCTGCATCTCTGCAAAAGAAATACGGTGTGCAGGTGAATATCTGGTTCGGCACACAGAGCACCGTTCTCGGCCTCATCGGGGACACCTCGAGCATTGATATTGATTCCATTGCCGCGCAGGACTGCGTGGAAAGCGTCAAGCGCGTACAAGAACCCTACAAAAAAGCAAACCGGAAGTTTCATCCGGACGACACCGTCATCACGCTGCCGAGCGGGCAAAAAATCGGCGACGGCAGCATCGCGCTGATTGCCGGGCCTTGCTCGGTGGAATCCTCTGAGCAAATCTGCGAGGTAGCGGAGCGTGTAAAAAAGGCAGGCGCGCAGTTCCTCCGCGGCGGCGCCTTCAAACCGCGCACTTCGCCCTACTCGTTCCAAGGCCTGAGGGCCGAAGGGCTGGACCTGCTTGCGGAAGCAAAAAAGAAAACCGGCCTGCCCATTGTCACGGAAATCATGAGTGAAAAATACATCGACCTCTTCCTCGAAAAGGGCGTCGATGTAATTCAGGTTGGAGCGAGAAACATGCAAAACTTTGAGCTGCTCAAGCAACTCGGCCGCATCAACAAGCCGATTCTGCTCAAGCGCGGCCTTTCAAACACCATTGAAGAGCTTCTGATGAGCGCCGAGTACATTATGTCGGGCGGCAACGAACAGGTCATTTTGTGTGAACGCGGCATCCGCACGTTTGAGACTTACACGCGCAATACGCTCGACATTTCCGCTGTCCCGGTGCTGAAGCGCCTTTCGCATCTTCCTGTCATCGTGGACCCGAGTCATGCCTCCGGCATCTCTTGGCTTGTGGAGCCGCTTGCGCTTGCCGCTGTTGCGGCCGGAGCTGACGGCCTTATCATTGAGGTTCACAACGACCCGAAGCACGCACTCTCCGACGGCGCGCAGTCTCTCACGCCGGACCAGTTCGACCACACGGCCGCCCGCGTGAAAGCGGCTGCCAAGGCTTTGGGCCGGGCCGTAGAATAA
- the aroC gene encoding chorismate synthase, whose translation MSWGTRLNLTIFGESHGPAIGVVLEGLPAGEEIDMEGILAQMARRAPGHDRSATSRKESDEPKILSGMLGNKTTGAPLCAVIANTNTHSSDYDNLQNIPRPGHADYTAFLRYRGFQDVRGGGHFSGRLTAPLVFAGAVCRQILKRRGVTVGSHVLSVHGKTDTPFDPVNVSAELLDSLSSKYFPTVDPLAESAMREEIEAARLSLDSVGGVVECAAVGVPGGFGGPLSEGVESSIASLVFGIPACKGIEFGAGFRCAEMFGSENNDPFYYDGDTVKTRTNNSGGILGGITDGMPMIFRAAFKPTPSIAREQESVDLAAKKNTTLTVHGRHDPCIVPRAAVAVESAAAVAILDLLL comes from the coding sequence ATGTCATGGGGAACTCGGCTGAATCTGACAATCTTCGGTGAAAGCCACGGGCCGGCTATCGGCGTGGTTCTGGAGGGGCTTCCCGCCGGCGAAGAAATCGACATGGAGGGTATTCTTGCGCAGATGGCCCGCCGCGCGCCGGGGCACGATCGTTCCGCTACCTCGCGCAAGGAAAGCGACGAGCCGAAGATTCTGAGCGGAATGCTCGGAAACAAGACAACCGGCGCTCCGCTTTGCGCCGTCATTGCCAACACGAACACCCATTCTTCGGATTACGACAATCTTCAAAACATTCCGCGCCCCGGCCATGCCGACTACACCGCGTTCCTTCGCTACCGCGGTTTTCAGGACGTGCGCGGTGGAGGGCATTTCTCGGGCCGCCTGACCGCACCGCTCGTCTTTGCCGGGGCGGTCTGCCGCCAGATTCTAAAGCGGCGCGGCGTAACCGTGGGAAGCCATGTGCTTTCCGTTCACGGCAAAACCGACACCCCGTTTGACCCGGTAAACGTATCGGCAGAGCTTCTTGACTCGCTTTCCTCCAAATATTTTCCCACCGTCGACCCGCTTGCCGAATCCGCCATGCGCGAGGAAATCGAAGCGGCTCGGCTTTCGCTCGACAGCGTAGGCGGCGTTGTGGAATGTGCCGCTGTGGGGGTTCCCGGCGGCTTCGGCGGGCCGCTTTCCGAAGGTGTGGAATCTTCCATCGCTTCTTTGGTGTTCGGAATCCCCGCCTGCAAAGGGATTGAGTTCGGCGCGGGCTTTCGCTGTGCCGAAATGTTCGGGAGCGAAAACAACGACCCGTTTTATTATGACGGAGATACCGTAAAGACGCGGACGAACAATTCCGGCGGAATCCTAGGCGGCATCACGGACGGAATGCCGATGATTTTCCGCGCCGCGTTCAAGCCGACGCCCTCCATTGCCCGTGAGCAGGAAAGCGTTGACCTTGCCGCCAAAAAGAACACCACGCTCACGGTGCATGGCCGCCATGACCCGTGCATCGTGCCGCGCGCCGCCGTTGCTGTGGAATCTGCCGCGGCCGTTGCCATACTGGACCTTTTGCTTTAA
- a CDS encoding prephenate dehydrogenase — translation MKQNVVIVGLGLIGGSFAKAFRKYTDCTVIGMDCCRETAEAALAAGAIEKIGTPDDLPNADFVFLCLYPKICEQWLREHLKYLNRNCIVTDTCGIKSWLCPRMKKLSEEGGFTFIGSHPMAGREKSGFGQSDADLFLGASYILVPCGAPRAAVEALTELVLPLGFSGITETTPEEHDHIIAFTSQVPHVLACSYVMSPQCPKHKGFSAGSYRDVSRVANINEVMWTELFLENRDALVEELDTLTLHITEIRDAIAANDAEQLRALLRRGRLVKEGLGE, via the coding sequence ATGAAACAAAATGTCGTCATTGTGGGGCTTGGGCTGATTGGCGGTTCGTTTGCCAAAGCCTTTCGCAAATATACCGATTGCACCGTCATCGGCATGGATTGCTGCAGGGAGACAGCAGAAGCCGCTCTTGCAGCCGGCGCCATCGAAAAGATTGGAACGCCGGATGACCTGCCGAACGCGGACTTTGTTTTTCTTTGCCTCTACCCCAAAATCTGCGAACAATGGCTGCGGGAGCACCTCAAATATTTAAACCGCAACTGCATCGTAACGGATACCTGCGGCATTAAATCTTGGCTTTGCCCGCGCATGAAAAAGCTTTCGGAGGAAGGCGGCTTCACTTTTATCGGTTCGCACCCAATGGCAGGCAGAGAAAAAAGCGGCTTTGGCCAGAGCGACGCCGATCTGTTTCTCGGGGCAAGCTACATTCTCGTGCCCTGCGGCGCGCCTCGCGCCGCGGTGGAGGCACTGACGGAGCTTGTTCTGCCCCTCGGCTTTTCCGGCATCACGGAAACGACTCCGGAGGAACACGACCATATCATTGCGTTCACCAGTCAGGTTCCCCATGTGCTTGCCTGTTCGTATGTCATGAGCCCCCAATGCCCGAAACACAAGGGATTTTCCGCCGGAAGCTACCGCGACGTTTCCCGCGTAGCCAACATCAACGAAGTCATGTGGACGGAACTGTTCCTCGAAAACCGTGACGCGCTCGTTGAAGAATTGGACACGCTCACTCTGCATATTACCGAAATCCGCGATGCCATCGCCGCAAACGACGCGGAGCAGCTTCGCGCTCTTCTCCGCCGCGGACGGCTTGTAAAGGAAGGATTGGGAGAATAA
- a CDS encoding bifunctional chorismate mutase/prephenate dehydratase, with product MTLEEIRSEIDEIDAQLLPLFLRRMKCAEKVAEIKKGTGRAVFDPVREKKILDDVAAKAGSYGGEARIVYSTMMTMSRAAQHRILGAGKELRDAVERASSVLPSPKAVACLGQSGSFSHEAMLRLYPNAKPLLLDDFSAVFEAVADGSASLGIVPVENSSAGSVGEVYDLILKYRFSILGALSLPIRHCLASAETDIHKIHTVYSHPQALRQCTGFLRAHGWETKPCSSTAAAAEEAEKPGVAAVCSLCAAKERGLNILAEDIQDVSGNRTRFLVIGREIVIPADADKISLCFSLPHTIGSLSGVLTRFAAAGLNLTKIESRPIPGKNFEYDFYLDFTGSAREERTLGLLCVLHDELPRFTFLGNYHEIE from the coding sequence ATGACGCTTGAGGAAATCCGAAGCGAAATTGATGAAATCGACGCGCAGCTTCTTCCGCTGTTCCTGCGCCGCATGAAATGCGCGGAGAAGGTTGCGGAAATCAAAAAAGGCACCGGCCGTGCTGTTTTCGACCCGGTGCGTGAAAAGAAGATTTTAGACGACGTTGCGGCAAAGGCCGGCAGTTACGGCGGAGAAGCAAGAATCGTGTACTCCACCATGATGACGATGAGCCGCGCCGCCCAGCACCGAATCCTCGGTGCGGGAAAAGAACTGCGGGATGCTGTGGAACGCGCTTCGTCGGTACTGCCTTCCCCCAAGGCCGTCGCCTGTCTCGGGCAGAGCGGCTCCTTTTCCCACGAAGCCATGCTTCGCCTGTACCCAAACGCAAAGCCGCTGCTGCTTGACGACTTTTCCGCCGTATTCGAGGCGGTGGCAGACGGCTCCGCGTCGCTCGGGATCGTACCCGTGGAAAACTCCTCCGCGGGTTCCGTGGGCGAAGTCTACGACCTGATTCTGAAATACCGTTTTTCCATTCTGGGTGCACTGAGCCTTCCAATTCGCCACTGCCTTGCTTCTGCGGAAACCGATATCCATAAAATTCATACCGTTTATTCGCACCCGCAAGCCCTGCGCCAATGCACGGGATTTCTCCGTGCACATGGCTGGGAGACCAAACCTTGCTCCAGCACGGCGGCTGCTGCGGAGGAAGCGGAAAAACCCGGTGTAGCGGCAGTCTGCTCGCTGTGCGCCGCAAAGGAGCGGGGCTTAAACATTCTTGCGGAAGATATTCAAGATGTTTCCGGCAACCGCACGCGCTTTCTTGTCATCGGCCGAGAAATAGTCATCCCCGCCGATGCGGATAAAATCAGTCTGTGCTTTTCGCTGCCCCACACCATAGGTTCGCTTTCCGGAGTGCTAACGCGCTTTGCCGCCGCGGGGCTGAATTTGACGAAAATCGAATCGCGCCCGATTCCCGGAAAAAACTTCGAGTATGATTTCTACCTTGACTTCACGGGCAGCGCACGAGAGGAACGCACGCTCGGCCTTCTCTGCGTGCTGCACGATGAGCTTCCCCGCTTCACGTTCCTCGGCAACTACCATGAAATCGAATGA
- the aroA gene encoding 3-phosphoshikimate 1-carboxyvinyltransferase, whose amino-acid sequence MSRVRILPSVLHGALTVPVSKSAAHRAVLCAALAGQNLLLPENEAVSDDIAATRECAALLLDGDNSPAVLDCRESGSTLRFLIPLAAALGRKTTFIGHGRLPERPIGVYLDCLPPHGIHCETAGGLPLTVSGQLTPGEFRLPGNISSQFVTGLLLALPLLNGDSDIVLTTPLESAAYVDMTLKAMQAFGVTAVPTQTGFHIPGNQCYRPNPEYTVERDWSQAAFFLEAGILGGPIELHGLLADSCQGDRAAEALFRNFGAQISWKDGVLTVRSGILPDAIPEIDASQIPDLVPALAAAAALLPGRVTRISNAGRLRLKESDRLAAMAEGLNRLGGQVRELPDGLEITGVTRLRGGTAEGYGDHRIVMALAVAALRSEGEVILTDAQSVRKSYPDFFRDYNRLGGKAYVMGNSAESDNLR is encoded by the coding sequence ATGAGTCGGGTACGGATTCTCCCCTCCGTTCTTCACGGAGCGCTTACCGTGCCGGTTTCCAAGAGCGCCGCGCACCGAGCTGTTCTCTGCGCTGCGCTCGCGGGGCAGAATCTTCTGCTGCCGGAGAACGAAGCGGTAAGCGATGACATTGCCGCGACCCGCGAATGTGCCGCGCTTCTTCTAGATGGAGACAACTCCCCCGCTGTGCTCGACTGCCGAGAATCCGGCTCAACGCTCCGCTTTCTGATTCCGCTCGCTGCGGCACTCGGCAGGAAAACTACCTTCATCGGCCATGGCCGCCTGCCGGAGCGGCCCATCGGGGTGTATCTCGACTGTCTGCCTCCGCACGGTATCCACTGTGAAACCGCAGGCGGACTTCCGCTGACCGTTTCGGGACAGCTTACTCCCGGCGAATTCCGCCTGCCGGGGAATATCAGCTCGCAATTCGTAACAGGGCTTCTTCTCGCCCTTCCGCTTTTAAATGGAGACAGCGACATCGTTCTCACCACGCCGCTCGAATCCGCCGCCTATGTGGACATGACACTAAAGGCAATGCAGGCGTTCGGCGTTACGGCTGTTCCGACACAAACAGGCTTTCATATTCCGGGAAACCAGTGCTACCGCCCAAACCCGGAGTACACGGTGGAGCGCGACTGGTCGCAGGCCGCCTTCTTTCTCGAAGCCGGAATCCTCGGCGGGCCGATCGAACTTCACGGCCTGCTGGCGGATTCTTGCCAAGGTGACCGCGCCGCAGAAGCATTGTTTCGGAACTTCGGCGCACAGATATCTTGGAAGGACGGTGTACTCACCGTGCGCTCCGGAATCCTGCCCGACGCGATTCCCGAAATTGACGCATCGCAGATTCCGGATTTGGTGCCTGCCCTTGCCGCAGCCGCCGCGCTTCTGCCCGGGCGGGTAACCCGCATTTCCAACGCCGGGCGGCTGCGGCTGAAAGAAAGCGACCGCCTCGCGGCAATGGCGGAAGGCCTGAACCGCCTCGGCGGGCAAGTGCGTGAGCTGCCGGACGGCCTTGAAATCACCGGCGTTACGCGCCTGCGCGGAGGAACCGCGGAAGGCTACGGAGACCACCGCATTGTGATGGCACTGGCTGTCGCGGCGCTCCGTTCCGAGGGCGAAGTGATTCTGACGGACGCTCAAAGTGTTCGGAAAAGCTACCCGGATTTCTTCCGGGATTACAACCGGTTGGGAGGAAAAGCGTATGTCATGGGGAACTCGGCTGAATCTGACAATCTTCGGTGA
- a CDS encoding GGDEF domain-containing protein — translation MSEVGLNISLLDQLGLGVLKIRDDPELTILSASAGFYDMLGYCEGEIRRLREPGEKPVLREANPEDWEALLRRAGDQGHVVVQLKLIRKDGHHIWVSFRATRCSEGGERFFLGIVDNITLARRFQRIQREQKEELEALTANIPGGVLRFRADENLTLNFVSDGFCRISGYTQQEIVQVFQSRFLEMVFPADRPGLLEQIRNAKTWDDRVVAFMFRVVCKDGSVLWMLNKARCMVDENGTVWIYSVLIDVTSIKEAQDELKASEERFRLILENATYPVVDCNFSTGEFYFSGPFRKKFRDTNLHLKANELLPFLKKTDFVFEEDRPALLDYCKRVMSGQKPDDEDFRFRSSDGTYIWCTLKCTLFCDSAGQPARLIVMFTDIDHKKKEALDLRRKAEHDLLTGLYNRFSAIAMVNAAIAHSTENERHALFVVDIDNFKKINDSLGHLSGDKVIAELARRIRALFRESDIVGRVGGDEFIIFMEHTDPAAAVKKAQALNETIASVQSATSHISGSVGIAFFPADGKSYDELFRKADTAMYCAKRKGKNSFCIYCKGMKISDISYNSLKQEREAE, via the coding sequence ATGAGCGAAGTCGGTTTGAATATTTCGCTGCTGGATCAGCTTGGGCTGGGTGTTCTGAAAATCAGAGACGACCCGGAACTCACGATTTTGTCTGCCAGCGCCGGGTTTTACGATATGCTGGGTTACTGCGAAGGAGAAATCCGCAGGCTTCGCGAACCGGGTGAAAAGCCTGTTCTTCGGGAGGCGAACCCGGAAGACTGGGAAGCACTCTTGCGGCGTGCCGGTGACCAGGGGCATGTTGTTGTGCAGCTGAAGCTGATTCGCAAAGACGGCCACCACATCTGGGTCTCATTTCGTGCAACACGCTGTTCGGAGGGCGGAGAGAGATTCTTCTTGGGGATTGTCGACAATATCACACTGGCGCGCAGGTTTCAGCGAATTCAGCGGGAACAGAAGGAAGAACTCGAAGCGCTCACAGCGAACATTCCGGGCGGCGTACTTCGGTTCCGCGCAGACGAAAATTTAACGCTGAATTTCGTCAGCGACGGATTCTGCCGAATTTCCGGCTATACGCAGCAGGAGATTGTGCAGGTATTTCAGAGCCGGTTTTTGGAGATGGTCTTCCCGGCTGATCGCCCCGGTCTTCTGGAACAGATTCGCAATGCCAAAACGTGGGACGACCGTGTGGTTGCTTTTATGTTCCGCGTGGTGTGCAAAGACGGCAGCGTGTTGTGGATGCTGAACAAGGCGCGCTGTATGGTGGATGAAAACGGAACGGTGTGGATTTACAGCGTGCTCATTGACGTAACCTCCATCAAAGAAGCGCAGGATGAGCTGAAGGCCAGCGAAGAGCGGTTTCGCCTGATTTTGGAGAATGCTACATATCCGGTGGTGGACTGCAATTTCAGCACAGGGGAGTTTTACTTTTCCGGTCCGTTCCGGAAGAAATTCCGCGATACGAATTTGCACCTGAAAGCGAACGAACTCCTTCCGTTCCTGAAAAAAACGGATTTTGTCTTTGAAGAAGACCGCCCCGCCTTGCTGGATTACTGTAAGCGGGTTATGAGCGGGCAGAAACCAGACGACGAAGATTTCCGCTTCCGCTCCAGTGACGGAACCTACATCTGGTGTACCCTGAAGTGTACATTGTTCTGCGACAGCGCCGGTCAGCCTGCAAGGCTTATTGTGATGTTTACGGATATCGACCACAAGAAAAAAGAGGCCCTAGACCTGCGCCGAAAGGCGGAGCATGATCTTCTTACGGGCCTTTATAACCGCTTTTCAGCTATCGCAATGGTTAATGCAGCCATTGCGCACAGCACGGAAAACGAGCGGCATGCACTTTTCGTCGTGGACATTGACAACTTTAAAAAAATTAACGACAGCTTGGGCCATCTTTCGGGTGACAAGGTAATTGCCGAACTCGCGAGAAGAATCCGCGCATTGTTCCGAGAGAGCGACATCGTCGGCCGCGTCGGCGGCGACGAATTCATCATCTTCATGGAACACACGGACCCGGCTGCGGCCGTTAAAAAAGCACAGGCGCTGAACGAAACCATCGCCTCCGTTCAAAGCGCAACGTCACATATTTCCGGAAGTGTGGGGATTGCTTTCTTCCCGGCTGACGGAAAAAGCTACGACGAGCTGTTCCGTAAAGCAGACACGGCGATGTATTGCGCTAAGAGAAAAGGCAAAAATTCTTTTTGCATCTATTGCAAGGGAATGAAAATTTCGGACATTTCCTACAATTCCCTTAAGCAAGAGAGAGAAGCCGAATAA